One stretch of Bremerella cremea DNA includes these proteins:
- a CDS encoding type II secretion system F family protein has product MFESGTNGVLIIAVAVFGLIATGIYFLADTFFKDKSRAEDRLDGLKDPYLRGGRNDKGAKGNALGRALEKASPALAKPMQPTNAKDAIKLKDRLSHAGFRSEAAPTTFLSLKFAGLICGLLFGGGTFFVLGDYSLFGILKAGIVLGFFFYLPEVGLWYLGKKRKEQIFRGLPDALDLMVVCVEAGLGLDQAMRRVAEEMKKTYRVIAEEFGMCNFQLQMGRARVDVLHELGQRTGVEDLRSLAAILIQADKFGSSVAQALRVQSDAMRTRRRQIAEEKAAKTAVKMIFPLVFFIFPGIFVVLVGPAAITVVREMLPMMAANS; this is encoded by the coding sequence ATGTTTGAATCAGGTACCAACGGCGTCTTGATTATTGCGGTAGCTGTCTTTGGACTTATCGCGACGGGAATTTATTTTCTGGCCGACACGTTTTTCAAAGATAAGAGCCGAGCCGAAGATCGGCTTGACGGCTTAAAAGATCCGTATCTGCGGGGCGGTCGTAACGACAAAGGGGCCAAGGGGAATGCTCTTGGCAGGGCGCTCGAAAAGGCCTCGCCCGCGTTAGCCAAGCCAATGCAGCCGACCAACGCGAAAGATGCGATCAAGTTGAAAGATCGGCTATCGCACGCCGGCTTTCGCAGCGAAGCGGCACCGACGACCTTCTTAAGCTTGAAGTTCGCCGGACTGATTTGCGGTTTACTATTTGGCGGTGGAACGTTTTTCGTTCTCGGAGACTATTCCCTCTTTGGAATCTTAAAGGCCGGGATTGTCTTAGGGTTCTTCTTCTACTTGCCGGAAGTTGGCTTGTGGTACTTGGGGAAGAAACGCAAGGAGCAGATCTTTCGTGGCCTGCCAGACGCGCTCGACTTGATGGTGGTGTGTGTGGAAGCGGGGCTCGGTTTAGACCAGGCCATGCGACGTGTGGCCGAAGAAATGAAGAAAACCTATCGCGTGATCGCCGAAGAGTTCGGCATGTGCAACTTCCAACTGCAAATGGGACGCGCTCGCGTCGACGTGCTGCATGAACTTGGCCAGCGAACCGGCGTGGAAGATCTCCGTTCGCTCGCCGCGATTTTGATTCAGGCAGACAAGTTCGGTTCCAGCGTCGCCCAGGCCCTCCGCGTTCAAAGCGATGCCATGCGTACCCGTCGGCGGCAGATCGCCGAAGAGAAGGCGGCCAAGACGGCGGTGAAAATGATCTTCCCCCTAGTGTTCTTCATTTTCCCGGGGATTTTCGTGGTGCTTGTCGGACCAGCTGCGATTACGGTTGTTCGCGAGATGCTGCCAATGATGGCAGCGAACTCGTAA
- a CDS encoding type II secretion system F family protein: MLTLVILVTVFVGVATLVGAVALLFRGDANPEIEGRLEVLTGRGKADQGKAEQQGGILSRPDEVGGAIEDFIAQYFNLRLYLDQAAMDTSVANFLTLTAALAGGAAVIPFLLGLPFYVGPLLAVLLGFCPLGYVWYKRGKRLTKFGEQLPDALELIARALRAGHSLGAGFHLVSEEMLDPIGGEFRKVFESQNLGVPLEEAIVDMTDRVPNLDLKFFGTAVILQRQTGGDLAEILDKIGRLVRQRMELFGQIQALTGEGRISGIVLLGMPPVLFGVMWYLNPTYVMTLFTDPLGQQMLAGAVVMQLIGAWVIKKIIDIKV; this comes from the coding sequence ATGTTGACGCTAGTAATCCTCGTTACAGTATTCGTTGGTGTAGCTACTTTGGTAGGCGCCGTAGCGCTGTTGTTTCGTGGGGATGCCAATCCCGAAATTGAAGGACGATTAGAGGTCTTGACCGGGCGCGGAAAGGCCGATCAAGGCAAAGCAGAACAGCAGGGTGGAATTCTCAGTCGCCCCGACGAAGTAGGCGGAGCGATCGAGGACTTTATCGCGCAGTATTTCAATTTGCGGCTCTACTTGGACCAAGCCGCAATGGATACCTCCGTCGCGAACTTCCTTACCCTTACCGCAGCGTTGGCGGGTGGTGCTGCGGTAATACCTTTTTTGCTGGGCCTGCCGTTCTATGTGGGGCCTCTGTTGGCCGTCCTCTTAGGTTTCTGCCCGTTGGGATATGTTTGGTACAAGCGAGGCAAACGCCTGACCAAATTTGGCGAGCAACTTCCGGACGCATTAGAACTCATCGCGCGCGCTTTGCGTGCTGGTCATAGTCTTGGGGCTGGTTTCCACTTGGTGAGCGAAGAAATGCTCGATCCGATTGGGGGCGAGTTCCGCAAGGTGTTCGAATCGCAAAATTTGGGCGTGCCGCTCGAAGAAGCGATCGTCGATATGACCGACCGTGTTCCCAACCTCGACTTGAAGTTCTTCGGAACGGCGGTCATTTTGCAGCGGCAAACGGGTGGTGATCTCGCGGAAATTCTCGACAAAATTGGTCGTCTGGTTCGTCAACGCATGGAGTTGTTTGGCCAAATCCAAGCACTGACCGGCGAAGGACGTATCTCTGGGATCGTGCTGTTAGGCATGCCACCTGTTTTGTTTGGCGTGATGTGGTACTTGAATCCCACTTACGTGATGACGTTGTTTACCGATCCTTTAGGGCAACAAATGTTGGCCGGTGCGGTTGTGATGCAGTTGATCGGGGCTTGGGTCATTAAGAAAATCATCGATATCAAGGTGTAA
- the cpaB gene encoding Flp pilus assembly protein CpaB, translating to MRPKSIILIIIALGCGLVASIGISQVLEQKTAAPVPQVEMENIFVALEDIDINEPITPEMIRLEPWPADKIPDGAIRELENIENRRPRSRLFTGEVILEGKLFGSEEDHGASKLIPKGYRVQAIRVTADSAVAGLVLPGDRVDVLVYLQVMNQNNRSQKKQMTRTILTNCRVFAVNEQIHRETDSQGNSIAAKTVSLLVTPKQAEILVLASKLGSLSLSLRPPDESGDDEAGTADEATLRELLGEAQNADPQQDQPPAPQPAMVKKDSTSSTNSFLDFLKNAKPVTTTSTTVNTTPSPAKPEWTMDLLSPDGVRRFEFGSDDQLPQEVGSGGASMPSGFSSPAPIPAQTTQTTKLPTLPPGTVGQPSPGSTPEPKSDLDRLPPPNDQDSMPAGSDSDSDYGPDAA from the coding sequence ATGCGTCCAAAATCAATCATTCTGATCATTATCGCACTCGGGTGCGGGCTTGTCGCTTCGATCGGCATTAGCCAAGTGCTCGAGCAGAAAACGGCCGCGCCGGTACCTCAGGTCGAGATGGAGAATATCTTTGTCGCCTTAGAGGACATTGATATCAATGAACCGATCACGCCCGAGATGATCAGGTTAGAGCCATGGCCAGCGGATAAGATTCCTGACGGAGCGATTCGCGAGCTAGAAAATATCGAGAACCGTCGACCACGTTCTCGCCTGTTCACGGGCGAAGTTATCTTGGAAGGAAAGCTGTTTGGTTCGGAAGAAGACCATGGAGCTTCCAAGTTAATTCCCAAGGGATACCGCGTTCAAGCGATTCGAGTGACCGCAGACAGTGCCGTGGCTGGCCTCGTCCTGCCGGGCGACCGCGTCGACGTGCTGGTTTATCTGCAAGTGATGAACCAGAACAATCGTAGCCAAAAGAAGCAGATGACTCGGACGATTCTCACCAATTGCCGCGTGTTTGCTGTCAACGAACAGATTCATCGGGAAACCGATTCCCAAGGGAACTCGATCGCCGCCAAGACGGTCTCGCTCCTGGTGACGCCGAAGCAAGCGGAAATCTTGGTTTTGGCATCCAAGCTAGGTAGCTTGAGCTTGTCGCTTCGTCCGCCGGATGAATCGGGTGACGATGAAGCGGGCACAGCCGATGAAGCAACCTTGCGAGAATTGCTGGGTGAAGCGCAGAACGCTGATCCTCAGCAAGATCAGCCGCCGGCACCGCAGCCAGCGATGGTCAAAAAGGACTCGACCAGCAGCACCAACAGCTTCCTCGACTTCCTGAAAAATGCAAAGCCTGTTACGACGACTTCGACCACGGTTAACACCACACCTTCCCCGGCCAAACCGGAATGGACAATGGACTTGTTAAGTCCTGATGGTGTTCGCCGCTTTGAATTTGGCAGTGACGATCAGTTGCCGCAAGAAGTCGGCTCCGGTGGGGCTTCGATGCCTAGCGGGTTCAGCAGTCCTGCCCCGATTCCGGCTCAAACAACACAAACCACGAAGCTTCCCACTTTGCCGCCAGGCACGGTGGGGCAGCCTTCGCCAGGCAGCACCCCAGAGCCTAAATCGGACCTGGATAGGTTGCCGCCACCCAACGATCAAGACTCCATGCCAGCGGGGTCAGACTCAGACTCAGACTACGGACCGGACGCCGCCTAG
- a CDS encoding A24 family peptidase — MDLFVSLSEVIAEHWPVWVVTFTLILAAVIDGFELKVPNWITFPFVASGWVYSFCAFGWEGLGWSLFGTVIGLALLLPAYAIGGMGAGDVKLLAGVGAWMYGMHTFYAFCISAIVGAVLAVAMVAVRKGWKKHSNNARIILNEIMTIRDPNQLSSIAAERKPTMLLLPYGIPIAIGTIGYFIWMGLLV; from the coding sequence ATGGATCTTTTTGTAAGCTTGTCTGAAGTTATCGCAGAACATTGGCCTGTTTGGGTCGTTACTTTCACCTTGATTCTGGCAGCTGTCATCGATGGCTTTGAATTAAAGGTGCCGAACTGGATCACGTTCCCATTTGTTGCTAGCGGCTGGGTTTACAGCTTCTGCGCATTTGGCTGGGAAGGTCTTGGCTGGAGCCTGTTTGGCACGGTGATTGGTTTGGCTCTTCTTCTGCCGGCCTATGCAATTGGTGGCATGGGAGCTGGCGACGTGAAGTTGCTTGCTGGGGTGGGTGCCTGGATGTACGGCATGCACACGTTCTATGCGTTTTGCATTTCGGCGATTGTTGGTGCCGTGTTAGCGGTTGCCATGGTTGCAGTTCGCAAGGGCTGGAAAAAGCACTCGAACAACGCTCGCATTATTCTGAACGAGATCATGACGATTCGTGATCCGAATCAGTTGTCCAGCATCGCGGCCGAGCGAAAGCCCACGATGCTCCTGCTGCCTTACGGTATCCCGATCGCAATTGGGACTATTGGTTACTTCATCTGGATGGGACTGCTGGTATGA
- a CDS encoding Flp family type IVb pilin, whose translation MQGLIQKVQNFLVSEDGPTAVEYAVMLALIVIVCLTAIQAIGTQANQTFTSIGNEMQTANGKYTP comes from the coding sequence ATGCAAGGTCTCATCCAAAAAGTACAGAATTTTCTGGTATCCGAAGACGGTCCCACCGCGGTTGAATACGCCGTGATGTTGGCCCTGATCGTGATCGTATGTTTGACTGCGATTCAGGCGATCGGTACCCAGGCGAACCAAACGTTCACCTCGATTGGTAACGAAATGCAAACCGCCAATGGTAAGTACACCCCGTAA
- a CDS encoding response regulator yields MSNVLRVALVDPKDSSRETLKSTLLGMDIVWLEAECSRYEFFADVVGQTNPDIGIVSIDSDPDKAVRLIQEVHESTPDCSILVVSGSSDGQLILRAMRAGAKEFLTQPLGIEDLVSALERIGHQRFGKGSTKSRSCKVITVCGATGGVGATSLAVNLGCILASKEENNVALIDLDLALGDSDVFLDTIPDYTLLDVAQNIKRLDFNLLKRSLTRHSSGLYLLPRPVQLQDEAPISPDDLTRVIGLMKATFTHLIIDTSKSYSALDMVAMRESNINLMTIQLDLPCLRNVVRLMMSFGEIDGLKEKTKVIVNRVGLDNGEISLKKAQETIGSEIYWQIPNEYRVMVEVRNNGVPLIEQAPRAGITQALVGLAESLAGDGSKKANASKSGIGRWFGFLSSKNEKAAKPEESEVSAAD; encoded by the coding sequence ATGAGCAATGTATTACGAGTCGCTCTGGTCGATCCGAAGGACTCATCGCGAGAAACGTTAAAATCGACCCTGTTGGGGATGGATATTGTCTGGCTCGAAGCGGAGTGTTCGCGATATGAATTCTTCGCCGATGTGGTTGGACAAACCAATCCTGACATTGGGATCGTGTCCATCGATTCCGACCCAGACAAAGCGGTACGCTTGATTCAAGAGGTCCACGAGAGCACACCAGATTGCAGCATTCTGGTAGTAAGTGGATCCAGCGATGGCCAATTGATCTTGCGCGCCATGCGGGCCGGTGCCAAAGAGTTTCTTACGCAACCGCTGGGCATTGAAGACCTGGTCAGCGCCCTGGAACGAATCGGCCACCAACGTTTCGGCAAGGGAAGCACCAAATCGCGAAGCTGTAAGGTGATCACCGTATGTGGCGCAACCGGTGGCGTTGGCGCGACCAGCTTAGCAGTAAATTTGGGCTGTATTCTTGCGAGCAAAGAAGAGAACAACGTTGCGCTGATCGACCTCGACCTGGCACTGGGAGACAGCGACGTGTTTCTGGATACTATTCCGGATTACACATTGCTCGATGTCGCACAGAATATCAAGCGACTCGACTTCAACTTGCTGAAGCGCTCGCTAACCAGACATAGCAGCGGCTTGTATCTGCTGCCACGCCCGGTGCAATTGCAAGACGAAGCGCCCATCTCGCCGGATGACTTGACGCGTGTGATTGGTTTGATGAAAGCGACCTTCACGCACTTGATCATTGACACCTCGAAGTCGTATTCGGCCCTCGATATGGTGGCCATGAGAGAATCCAATATCAACTTGATGACAATTCAATTGGACCTGCCATGTCTGCGGAATGTGGTCCGTTTGATGATGAGCTTCGGAGAAATTGACGGGCTTAAAGAGAAGACGAAAGTGATCGTCAACCGTGTTGGTCTCGACAACGGTGAAATCAGCTTGAAGAAAGCCCAAGAGACGATTGGTAGCGAGATCTACTGGCAGATCCCCAATGAATACCGCGTGATGGTGGAAGTGCGGAATAACGGGGTGCCGCTGATCGAACAAGCCCCGAGAGCCGGCATCACGCAAGCGTTGGTTGGCTTGGCAGAATCTTTGGCGGGCGACGGCAGCAAGAAGGCCAATGCAAGCAAGTCGGGAATTGGACGTTGGTTCGGTTTCTTATCGTCAAAGAACGAAAAAGCGGCCAAGCCCGAAGAATCGGAAGTTTCTGCTGCCGACTAG
- a CDS encoding tetratricopeptide repeat protein, with protein MRKTIAKSVLKTCTRDLLCVGLSVQALIVAPTLGMGAERPKPIHQVSRISAETNEGSKLRLVQFAGEEPSSGNSITSAFKKAGSSITGFFTPAPNPVHAAHEPKVADDDPISLSNMPDEVNAEVYMNAARMMENGRNFEAAERQYKTCLEKFPKHRVALISYGRLLHRSNRLEESLTIYEKAAKYHPEDAIICNDMGLCLARMGRKEEAMGNFHKATVIAPEDPRYRNNLAMVLVEAGRNEEALSQLVYAHGDAKGQYNLGFLLYRKGDTARAASAFQNALAADATLKPAEEMLRRIQSEQPSLPQMAAPAQGNATFISDQSRNNPVRSINRPVETNRVPPAPELEPPRLLPPVN; from the coding sequence ATGCGAAAGACTATCGCGAAGAGCGTTTTAAAAACCTGCACCCGTGACCTGCTTTGTGTCGGATTGTCGGTGCAAGCATTGATCGTTGCCCCCACTTTGGGCATGGGTGCCGAACGCCCCAAGCCAATTCATCAGGTCAGCCGAATCTCTGCCGAGACCAACGAAGGGAGCAAGCTGCGTTTGGTGCAGTTTGCTGGGGAAGAACCGTCCTCGGGGAACTCGATCACTTCCGCTTTTAAGAAAGCGGGTAGCTCGATCACGGGCTTCTTCACGCCTGCTCCGAACCCCGTTCACGCAGCCCACGAGCCCAAGGTCGCCGACGACGATCCCATCAGCCTCTCGAACATGCCCGACGAGGTAAACGCGGAAGTTTATATGAACGCCGCACGGATGATGGAGAACGGACGCAACTTCGAGGCGGCCGAGCGTCAGTATAAAACTTGCCTAGAGAAGTTTCCCAAGCATCGGGTTGCTTTGATTAGTTATGGCCGGTTGCTGCATCGTAGCAATCGCCTGGAAGAGTCGCTTACGATTTACGAAAAAGCGGCCAAGTATCACCCGGAAGATGCCATTATCTGCAACGATATGGGGCTTTGTCTGGCCCGGATGGGACGCAAGGAAGAGGCGATGGGTAACTTCCACAAGGCAACGGTAATTGCCCCGGAAGATCCTCGTTATCGCAACAATCTGGCGATGGTCTTGGTGGAAGCTGGTCGTAATGAAGAGGCCCTTTCTCAACTTGTTTATGCCCATGGAGATGCCAAGGGGCAGTACAACTTAGGGTTCCTGTTGTATCGCAAAGGAGATACGGCACGGGCAGCGTCCGCTTTTCAAAATGCCCTGGCGGCAGATGCCACTTTGAAACCAGCGGAAGAGATGTTGCGCCGCATTCAAAGCGAGCAGCCCAGCTTGCCGCAGATGGCCGCACCTGCTCAGGGGAACGCAACATTCATTAGCGATCAATCGCGGAACAATCCGGTCCGTTCGATCAACCGTCCCGTCGAGACCAACAGGGTTCCGCCCGCTCCGGAGTTGGAACCACCTCGTTTACTGCCACCGGTGAACTAA
- a CDS encoding type II and III secretion system protein family protein, whose amino-acid sequence MIIMHRFARHFVTTAALLALAATCGQAQTQDAAPDVNFQVASPNQRLEMIVNSSRIFTLDNKIPKAQVNNPDLLRLTPLSPNKIQVSALKPGVTQVNLWSEDGSIFTVDVIVIGDGRELQMLLESEFPNATIKVRPLASSVVLSGFVDRPDAVSRIVAMAEDYYPRVINNITVGGVQQVMLKTKVYEVSRTKLRTLGFDFAAYNGNDFFVSSISGIISSVAAQTGQISTNSADTVTFGVVGNNSGFFGFIEALRRNGLTKLLSEPTLTSVSGRPASFQSGGEVPIQVSSGLGTTSIQFKEYGTRVDFVPIVLGNGNIRLEIRPLVSELDYSVAVNGTPGLKTRWVDTSVEMKAGQTLALAGLIHEKIETESQGLPYLADIPWAGAAFRREQDRRNEVELLIVVTPELVGALDPNEEPCAKPGTSSGLLNDTELYWRGYTEVPNCGPNGGAAGMSGGDMSGGMIGPTGPSMIDGELIQPGTPLMEVPAPSAPTIQMNSEMRSVPTPSGPRSQPVSIQRPAPVMRSAPEIRRPVAPPPASSQPMGAMPAMIGPSGYDTLDF is encoded by the coding sequence ATGATTATCATGCATCGCTTCGCGCGACATTTCGTCACGACAGCCGCCTTGTTGGCGCTTGCCGCGACCTGCGGCCAAGCCCAGACACAAGACGCGGCTCCGGATGTCAATTTCCAAGTCGCTTCTCCCAATCAGCGTTTGGAAATGATCGTCAATTCCAGCCGCATCTTTACCTTGGACAATAAGATTCCCAAGGCTCAGGTCAACAACCCAGACCTGTTGCGGCTAACTCCGCTATCTCCGAACAAGATCCAGGTCTCGGCCTTAAAGCCAGGCGTTACGCAAGTGAACTTGTGGTCGGAAGACGGCAGCATTTTCACGGTGGATGTGATTGTGATTGGCGATGGCCGCGAACTGCAGATGCTGCTGGAAAGTGAATTCCCCAACGCAACCATCAAGGTCCGTCCGTTGGCCAGCAGCGTGGTGCTGTCTGGGTTTGTCGATCGGCCAGACGCGGTTAGCCGAATTGTGGCCATGGCCGAAGACTACTACCCTCGCGTTATCAACAATATCACGGTGGGTGGTGTGCAGCAGGTGATGCTGAAGACCAAGGTGTATGAAGTTTCGCGGACCAAATTGCGGACGCTCGGTTTCGACTTTGCAGCCTACAATGGCAACGATTTCTTTGTGTCGAGCATCAGTGGAATCATCTCGAGTGTTGCCGCTCAAACGGGGCAAATCAGCACGAACTCAGCCGATACGGTGACGTTTGGTGTGGTGGGTAACAACAGCGGTTTCTTTGGGTTTATCGAAGCTCTTCGCCGCAATGGTCTGACCAAGTTGCTCTCGGAACCGACGTTGACTTCGGTGAGTGGGCGTCCGGCCAGCTTTCAATCGGGTGGTGAAGTTCCGATTCAGGTTTCTTCTGGCTTAGGTACCACCTCGATTCAGTTCAAAGAGTACGGTACACGCGTTGACTTTGTTCCCATCGTGCTTGGCAATGGAAACATCCGCTTGGAAATTCGCCCCTTGGTGAGCGAACTCGACTACAGTGTTGCCGTTAATGGAACGCCCGGTTTGAAGACCCGTTGGGTTGATACTTCCGTGGAAATGAAAGCGGGACAAACGCTGGCCCTGGCTGGTTTGATTCATGAAAAGATCGAAACCGAAAGCCAAGGTTTGCCATATTTGGCCGACATTCCTTGGGCAGGTGCTGCCTTTCGCCGCGAACAAGATCGACGGAACGAAGTTGAATTGCTGATAGTGGTGACGCCGGAGTTGGTCGGAGCGTTGGATCCGAACGAAGAGCCATGTGCCAAGCCAGGCACATCCAGCGGTCTGCTTAACGATACCGAACTCTACTGGCGTGGGTACACCGAAGTCCCGAACTGCGGTCCCAATGGTGGGGCAGCAGGGATGAGTGGTGGTGATATGAGTGGCGGCATGATCGGACCCACAGGACCGAGCATGATCGATGGTGAACTGATTCAGCCTGGCACACCCCTGATGGAAGTGCCCGCGCCCAGCGCACCGACGATTCAAATGAATTCGGAAATGCGTAGTGTACCGACTCCATCGGGGCCACGAAGCCAGCCGGTCTCGATCCAGCGGCCTGCCCCTGTGATGCGATCGGCCCCAGAAATACGGCGACCCGTAGCTCCGCCGCCCGCCTCATCCCAGCCAATGGGAGCAATGCCTGCGATGATTGGACCATCTGGTTACGACACGCTCGATTTTTAA
- a CDS encoding TadE/TadG family type IV pilus assembly protein — MEFAIVAPLFILLIFGMIEYGRMVMVQQVITNASREGARRAVLDGATTSTAVAAVNEFLDTAAVNSGSVEVIVSPDPPENAGYGGAVTVTVSVPFSKVSWLPSPMYLGSTTLVAKTTMRRETVK; from the coding sequence GTGGAATTTGCCATCGTAGCGCCGCTCTTTATCCTCCTGATCTTTGGAATGATCGAATACGGACGGATGGTCATGGTGCAGCAGGTGATTACAAACGCTTCACGCGAAGGGGCTCGGCGAGCAGTGCTCGATGGAGCGACCACTTCAACTGCAGTGGCTGCCGTAAATGAATTCCTCGATACGGCAGCCGTCAACAGCGGATCTGTCGAAGTAATTGTTTCGCCAGACCCGCCAGAAAACGCTGGCTATGGTGGCGCAGTTACGGTCACCGTTTCGGTTCCGTTCAGCAAAGTCAGCTGGTTACCGTCTCCGATGTACCTCGGATCAACCACCTTAGTTGCGAAAACAACGATGCGGCGAGAAACCGTTAAGTAA
- a CDS encoding CpaF family protein, with translation MRPTVSDPKVSNSKQAEFENLKRKIHGKLVDKLDLSKIGELEGDVLRREIRLVVEHLCDTEETLLNRTERERLIEEVLDETFGLGPLELLLKDHGISDILINGPHQIYCEKSGKLELSSVKFRDNEHLLQIIDRIVSKVGRRVDETCPMVDARLPDGSRFNAIIPPLALDGAAVSIRRFGSNPLKLEDLLNYKAFTPEMVMLLEGAIKARLNIIISGGTGSGKTTLLNTLSSFISGAERIVTIEDAAELQLQQDHVVRLETRPPNVEGKGGVTATDLVKNALRMRPERIIIGECRGAETLDMLQAMNTGHEGSMTTIHSNTPRDAIARIETLISMSGFELPVKAMRQQIASAVDLIIQANRLQGGPRRVTHITEVIGMEQETVVMQDIYRYEQSGIDETGRARGRFISTGVRPNFMERLESAGVRLPASAFRERMMLED, from the coding sequence ATGCGACCAACGGTATCGGATCCCAAAGTATCGAACTCAAAGCAAGCAGAATTCGAGAACCTGAAACGGAAAATCCACGGCAAACTCGTGGACAAACTCGACCTTTCCAAGATCGGCGAATTGGAGGGGGACGTTCTCCGGCGTGAGATTCGTTTAGTCGTTGAGCATTTGTGCGACACAGAAGAAACGCTGCTCAATCGAACTGAGCGGGAACGCCTGATTGAAGAAGTCTTGGACGAGACGTTCGGCCTAGGCCCGCTGGAACTGCTTTTGAAAGACCATGGGATCAGCGATATTCTGATCAACGGTCCTCACCAGATCTATTGCGAAAAGAGCGGCAAGCTCGAACTGAGCAGTGTGAAGTTTCGCGACAACGAACATCTCTTGCAAATCATCGACCGCATCGTGTCGAAGGTTGGTCGTCGTGTCGACGAAACCTGCCCAATGGTCGACGCGCGGCTGCCTGACGGCTCGCGTTTTAACGCCATCATTCCGCCACTGGCCTTGGATGGTGCAGCCGTTTCGATTCGTCGCTTTGGTTCCAATCCCCTGAAATTGGAAGACCTACTTAACTACAAAGCATTCACGCCTGAGATGGTGATGCTGTTGGAAGGTGCCATCAAGGCTCGCTTGAATATCATCATCTCCGGGGGTACCGGTTCTGGTAAAACGACCCTGCTCAATACGCTGTCCAGCTTTATTAGCGGTGCCGAACGGATCGTCACGATCGAAGACGCGGCGGAACTTCAGTTGCAACAGGATCACGTGGTCCGCCTGGAAACACGCCCACCCAACGTGGAAGGGAAGGGTGGCGTCACCGCGACCGACCTGGTGAAAAACGCCCTGCGTATGCGACCGGAACGAATCATCATCGGTGAGTGTCGTGGTGCCGAAACGCTGGACATGCTACAGGCCATGAACACCGGTCACGAAGGTTCGATGACCACGATTCACAGTAATACGCCGCGCGATGCAATCGCGCGTATTGAAACGCTCATTTCGATGTCTGGCTTTGAATTGCCCGTTAAAGCCATGCGACAGCAGATCGCCAGCGCCGTCGATTTGATTATTCAAGCCAACCGTTTGCAAGGTGGTCCGCGGCGCGTGACCCACATTACCGAGGTGATCGGGATGGAGCAAGAGACGGTTGTGATGCAAGACATTTATCGTTACGAGCAGTCGGGTATCGATGAAACGGGCCGCGCGCGTGGTCGTTTCATCTCGACAGGTGTTCGTCCCAATTTCATGGAACGGCTCGAATCGGCTGGCGTTCGTCTGCCCGCAAGTGCGTTCCGTGAACGAATGATGCTCGAAGACTAA